The window AGCGAAGTACGCCATGACCCTGGATGGCAAGGTGGCCGCACCAAGGGAGGGGAACGGAGTTGTGAGTGGCCTCAAGGCCCGTGCCCTTGCGATGCGCTGGCGTGACGAACTGGACGCCATTGCGGTCGGCAGCGGCACGCTGGAACTGGACGACCCGGCCCTGACGACACGCGGCGTGCCGGGGGGCCGGGACCCGCGCCCCGTGGTGTTCGACCGCCGCGCGGCGAGTGACCCGCGGGCCCGCGCGTGGCGCGACGGCGCGGTCCTCGTGACCGCCCCGGACGCCGATGCGGCCGCCCACGAGGCTGCCGGGATCACCGTCCAGCGCGCCGGGTCGCTCCCGGACGCTCTGAGCGGACTGGCGGGCCTGGGCCTCGGCAGCGTGCTGCTCGAAGGTGGCCCGACCCTCCTGAGCGCCTTCTTCGCGCAGGGGCTGGTGGACGAGGTGCGAGTCTTTCTGTCCCCGAAACTCCTCGGCGCGGGCCTGAGCCCCGTGACCGGCCCCGCGCGCCCCATGCACGCGGCGCAGGCGTTGCGAGACGTGACGGTCGAAACCCTCGGCCCGGATGTCCTGATCACCGGCCTGCTGCACGACATCCCGCGCGTCTGAGCCTTCCTTCCCAGCGGAGGAGGGCCGACCGCGCTCCTGCCTCCACCCGAGGTCAAAGCATGTTTACTGGAATCATCGAACAGGTGGGCGTCATCGCCCGCACCAGCGAGAACGAGGGGAACCTGACCGTCACCATTCAGCCCGCGCGCATGTGGGCGGATGTGGAACTGGGCGAGAGCATAGCCGTGAACGGCACCTGCCTGACCGTGACCACCTGGGACGCGGCGGGCTTCACCGTGGACCTCAGCCGCGAGACGCTCGCCAAGACCGCCCCGCACTGGCGGGAGGGCGTGAAGGTGAATCTGGAGCGCGCCATGACCGCCCAGGCGCGTTTCGGCGGGCACGTGGTGAGTGGGCACGTGGACGGCGTGGGCACGGTCCTGCGCGTGGACGCCCAGCCCGGCGCGTACACCATGACGGTGCGCGCCGCGCCGCACCTCGCCCGGTACCTCGTGCCGAAGGGGAGCGTCACCGTGGACGGCGTGAGCCTGACCGTCGTGGATGCCGGTGGCCCGGCGGGCAGCCGCGCGGACCTGCGCCCGGACGAGTTCACGCTGTGGCTCGTGCCGCACACGCTGGAGGTCACCACCCTGCACACCTGGGCGGCCGGGACGAAGGTGAATCTGGAGGCCGACCAGATGGCCAAGTACGTCGAGCGGCTGATCCTGATGCGCGACTGGACGCCCGAACAGGCGGAACAGGAGGTGGGCGTATGACGCTGGCCTCCATCCCGGAACTGCTCGCGGAACTGCGGGCCGGGCGGCCCGTGATCCTCGTGGACGACGAGAACCGCGAGAACGAGGGCGACCTGCTGATGCCCGCCGCCACGGCGACGCCCGAGTGGGTGAACTTCATGGCGCGCGAGGGACGCGGCCTGATCTGCGTGACCCTCACGCCCGAGCGGGCGCGCACGCTGGACCTGACACCCATGGTGGGCAGCAGCACCGACCCGAACGGCACGGCGTTCACCGTCAGCGTGGACCACGTCAGCAACAGCACCGGCATCAGCGCCTTCGACCGCGCCGCGACCATCGCCGCCCTGATGGACGACGCGGCGAAACCCGCCGATTTCCGCCGCCCCGGCCACATCTTCCCGCTCGTCGCGCGGCCCGGCGGGGTGCTGCGCCGCGCCGGACACACCGAGGCCGGCTGCGACCTCGCCCGGCTGGCCGGCTTCCCACCCGCCGGCGTGATCTGCGAGATCATGGGCGACGACGGCGAGATGAGCCGCCTCCCGGACCTCCTCGCGTTCGGCGAACGGCACGGGCTGAAGGTCGGCAGCATCGAGGCCCTCATCGCCTACCGCCTGGAACACGACCCCTTCGTGCAACTCGTCGCCGAAGCGAAGTTGCCCACCGAGTACGGCGAGTTCCGCCTCGTCGGCTTCGAGGACACCCTCAGCGGCGCGGAACACGTCGCGCTCGTCATGGGCGACGTCACCCCCGAGCCCCTCCTCGTGCGCGTGCACAGCGAATGCCTCACCGGGGACGGCTTCCACAGCCTGCGCTGCGACTGCGGCCCGCAACGCGACGCCGCCATGCAGGCCATCGCCACCGAAGGACGCGGCGTCCTCGTGTACCTCCGGCAGGAAGGGCGCGGCATCGGTCTGCTGAACAAGATCCGCGCCTACCACCTTCAGGACGGTGGCGCGGACACCGTCGAGGCGAACCTGCAACTGGGTTTTCCCGCCGACGCCCGCGACTTCGGCATCGGCGCGCAGATGCTCCACCTGCTCGGCGCGCGACAACTGCGCGTCCTGACGAACAACCCCCGCAAACTGCACAGTCTGGGCGGTTTCGGCCTGGAAGTCGTCGAACGCGTCCCCCTGCACGTCGGCCACAACGAACACAACACCGCCTACCTCAACACCAAGGCCGCCAAACTCGGCCACATCGGCACCGACGGCAGCGGCGACTGAGAACCCCTCAGTCCGCTGCGCGGCCAGCTCCCCTCAAAGGGGAGCCAAGGACAAAACCATGCCTCCCCTTGACTCGCAGAGCCCGCAGGGAGGGGAGGTGCCCCGCAGGGGCGGACTCGCAGAGCGCGAAGCGAGGGGTTCGCCCGCAGCTTCACCGCCCATCACCCATAAGGAGACCCACCATGAACCGAATCGAAGCCAATCTGCTCGCCACCGACCTGAAGTTCGCTGTTGTCAGTACCCGCTGGAATCATCTGATCGTGGACCGTCTGGTGGAGGGGGCGGAGCTGGCGTTCGTGCAGCACGGTGGGAAGACGGAGAACCTGGATCATTTCCTCGCGCCGGGGAGTTACGAGGTGCCGCTGATCGCGCGGAAGCTGGCGGAGTCCGGGAAGTATGACGCGGTGGTGTGCCTGGGGGCCGTCATCAAGGGCGATACGGATCACTACGATTTCGTGGCGGGCGGCGCGGCGAACGGCATCCTGAACACCAGCCTGCACACGGGCGTGCCGGTGGCGTTCGGCGTGCTGACGACCGACACGGTCGAGCAGGCCCTGAACCGCGCGGGGATCAAGGCCGGGAACAAGGGCGCCGAGGCTGTGCTGGCGATGATCGAGACGGTGAACCTGTTGAAGCAGATCGGGTAAACGGGCAGTACGGTGCGGGGCGCGGGTGGGGGAGACTCCGGCCCGCGCCCCGTGCCCGTCAGGCCCAGCCGCTGTCCAGCAGCGCGCGGGTCTCGGCGACGGCTTCCTGCTAGATGAGCTGCATCTCGCGGTCCGGGCGGCGGTGCAGGCCGCCGTAATTCCCGTGGCCGAGCACCTCGCGCACCCTCGCGGGGGGCAGCTGGCGCAGCGCGGCGACGTCCACCATGGGTTTGCGCTCCTCGGGGGCCGCGACGCCGTCCAGGCGGGTCCAGGGGAAGTTCTCCATCCAGCTGGCGTGGCTGGCCAGTGGGTCCACGCGCTGCACGGCGGCCCAGGTGCGGGGGGCGTTCCACCAGTTGTGCCACTGCACGCGCGCGTCCGGGTGGCGGGCCAGCCACTCGCCCAGCCAGCCCTGCCCCGGCGTGTTCCCGCCGTGCCCGTTCACGATCAGGATGCGCCGGAAGCCCTGGGCGTGCAGGCCGCTTAGCAGGTCGTCCAGCAGATTCAGGTACGTGCTCACGCGCAGGCTGAGCGTGCCGGGGTACGCCGCGAACGTCGGCGTGATGCCGTACGGCAGGGCGGGGAAGACCGGGACGCCGCTGCCGTCGGCGGCCTCGCGCGCGATGCGTTCGGCCAGCAGCGTGTCCGTCGCGAGGCTGAGGGTCGCGTGCTGCTCGGTGCAGCCCAGCGGGAGGACGCAGCGGTCCTCGCGGGTCAGCAGGTCCTCGACCATGCCCCAGTTCATGTCCCGAATGTGCATGGGTCACGCTAGCGCACCCGGCTGAACCGACGGACGCACCCGCGCTGATCAGCGGGTGCGTCCGTCAGGGGTGAGGGTCAGTTGGGCAGGAGGGTGCCGAGGTCCTTCAGCGCGCCGGGCAGGGTCTTCTCGACCAGTTTACCGTCGCGGACGTACTTCACGGTCACCTGATCGCCGGGCACGAGGTCCAGGTCGTTCCCGTCGGCGATGGAGCCGCTGGCGGTGAGCATGTTCTGCCCGTTGTACGCCACGGAGGCGTTCAGGGTGCCGCTGACGTTCCTGAAGAAGTTCTCCTTCTTCAGTTCGGCGTCGCTGATGATGACGTTCTTCACGTCACGCAGGTACACGGCGCTGGCGACCTTGTGGCTGGGCAGGTTCAGGTCGGCTTTCAGGGTCGCGCCGCTGGGCGTGAAGGTCAGGGTGTCCGTGCAGCGGTTCGCGGTGGTGCCGTCCAGGCTGAGGTCCACGCTGACGCTACCCGCGTTCTTCGTGGTGGTGTGCTGGGCGTTGGCGGTCAGTTTCAGGCCCTGAGCGCCCCAGCTGTACTCCAGGTTCATGCTCAGCGGCGCGTTCGTCTGACGGCCTGCCCAGGCGTTCAGCTTCAGCGCGTCGGGGCCGAAGGTGTTCAGGCAGCCGCCGGGCGTCATGCTGAACGTCGCCCCGGCGCGGGCCGTGCCCTTCTCGCTGATGGTGCCGCTGGCGTTGGTGGGCAGCTCGGTCTGCACGGGCACCCAGGTGTTCTTCACATAGTCGTAGCGCGTGCCGTTGTCCACCCAGACGGTCGGGGCGCCGTTCACGCGCCACTTCGCCTCAACGCGCAGCCCGGTGGCCTCGTCGATCAGCACCCGGCCGTCAGTGGGGGTCGTGGACTCACTGACGGTACCGTCGGCCTTGAGACTTATCGTCCCGGTGGGCAGGGGTTCGCGGATGCCCACCACGATGCTCTGGCTGCTCAGCTTGCTGCGGCCGGTCACGCGGTCCAGCAGCTGACGGCCGATCTGCGTGGGGCGGTCCAGACTGAGGCTCATGGGGCCACTGGTCGGCATGAACAGTCTCATCAGGCTTTTCAGGTCGGGATCCAGGTCCGGGTTGGCGGGGTCGGTCAGGGTCTCAAACTGCATTGCGGCACGTTCGGCTGTGGTCGCCACGTCCTTGAGGTCGAGGCTCTGGCCGACGACAGGCGGAGCGGGAGTGGTGGTGGCCGGATCGGCGGGTTTGGGTTCAACTTTGGGCGTGTCCTGTTTCTGGCACGCGGCGAGCAGCAGGGTGGTGACGGTCAGCAGGGCAACGGTACGATTCACAGAGATACCTTAGGGAACGTTCATGCATCTGTCGTCCACAGGTGACGTACCACCCCTGTGGGGGTATCCGGGCGGGTCGGACATGCCCCGGGCAGGCGGGGTCGGCGGGGCGTAGCGTGGGACCATGAGCGACGCGCCCGCAGACACCACGCACCCCGAGGGGTGGACGTACGAGACGACCGCCGTGCACAGCAGCATTCCCCGGGGGCTGGGACAGACCATCGGCTTCCCGATCCACGCGGCGGCCGCGTTCCAGTTCGACACGCTGGAGGAAGCGCAACTGGAATTCCAGCAGAACACCGGCCTGAGTTACGCCCGCCTGCAGAACCCGACGGTGCGCGCCCTGGAGGACCGCATCACGACCCTGGAGGGCGGCGCGGCGACGGTGGCGGTGGCGAGCGGGCAGGCGGCGACCCTCACGGCGATCCTCAGCGTGTGCCGCGCGGGGGATCACGTGGTGTCGGCCAGCAGCCTGTTCGGCGGGACGACCGGGATGCTCAGCAACATCCTGCCGCTGATGGGCATCACGGCGACGCTGGTGGACAACACTCCGGACGCCGTGCGGGCCGCGATGCAGGCGAACACGCGGCTGGTGTGGGCCGAGATGATCAGCAATCCCGCCGGCGACATCGCGGACATCCGCGCCTTCGCGGATATCGCCCACGAGCACGGGGCGCTGCTGGCGATCGACAACACCTGCGGCGGCGTCGGCTTCCTGTGCCGCCCGCTGGAGCACGGCGCGGACATCGTCAGCCAGTCCCTGACCAAATGGGCTGGGGGGCACGGCAGCGTCCTGGGCGGCGCCGTCACGGTCGGCACCGGGCACGACCTGACCCGCAACCCCATCTACACGGACGGCGGCGAGCAGAGCATCCTCCGCGTGCGGGGCGACGCGGCCCTCGCGTGGCGGCAGCGCTGGTTCGGCGCGCACCAGCTGGGCATGACCCTCGCCCCGCACAGCGCGTTCCTGATCGCCCAGGGCCTCGAAACGCTCGCGCTGCGACTGGAACGCGAGAGCGCCACCGCCCTCGCCCTGGCCGCGTGGCTGGACGCACACCCGAAGGTCGGGAAGGTCAGCTACCCCGGCCTGAGCAGCCACCCGCACCACCACCTCGCCCAGACGTACCTGCGCGGCGGTCAGGGCGCCGTCCTCACGTTCGAGGTGCCGGACCCCAGCGCGTTCCTGTCCCGCGTGCGCGTCCTGCGCATCGCCCCGAACCTCGGGGACGTCCGCACGCTCGTCGTGCACCCCTGGACCACCACGCACGGCCGCGTGCCCGAACCCGCCCGCCACGCCGCCGGCGTCACGCCCACCACCATCCGCATGAGCGTCGGTGT of the Deinococcus sedimenti genome contains:
- the ribD gene encoding bifunctional diaminohydroxyphosphoribosylaminopyrimidine deaminase/5-amino-6-(5-phosphoribosylamino)uracil reductase RibD, which produces MTLALEQAARGLGRTAPNPPVGCVIVQGNELVGRGFHPRAGEPHAEVFALRDAGERARGGTAYVTLEPCSHHGRTPPCADALIAAGVRRVVVAALDPNPLVAGRGVQRLRDAGIEVTVGVLESEAVRQQAGFRSLIVRGRPWVVAKYAMTLDGKVAAPREGNGVVSGLKARALAMRWRDELDAIAVGSGTLELDDPALTTRGVPGGRDPRPVVFDRRAASDPRARAWRDGAVLVTAPDADAAAHEAAGITVQRAGSLPDALSGLAGLGLGSVLLEGGPTLLSAFFAQGLVDEVRVFLSPKLLGAGLSPVTGPARPMHAAQALRDVTVETLGPDVLITGLLHDIPRV
- a CDS encoding riboflavin synthase, whose protein sequence is MFTGIIEQVGVIARTSENEGNLTVTIQPARMWADVELGESIAVNGTCLTVTTWDAAGFTVDLSRETLAKTAPHWREGVKVNLERAMTAQARFGGHVVSGHVDGVGTVLRVDAQPGAYTMTVRAAPHLARYLVPKGSVTVDGVSLTVVDAGGPAGSRADLRPDEFTLWLVPHTLEVTTLHTWAAGTKVNLEADQMAKYVERLILMRDWTPEQAEQEVGV
- a CDS encoding bifunctional 3,4-dihydroxy-2-butanone-4-phosphate synthase/GTP cyclohydrolase II, translated to MTLASIPELLAELRAGRPVILVDDENRENEGDLLMPAATATPEWVNFMAREGRGLICVTLTPERARTLDLTPMVGSSTDPNGTAFTVSVDHVSNSTGISAFDRAATIAALMDDAAKPADFRRPGHIFPLVARPGGVLRRAGHTEAGCDLARLAGFPPAGVICEIMGDDGEMSRLPDLLAFGERHGLKVGSIEALIAYRLEHDPFVQLVAEAKLPTEYGEFRLVGFEDTLSGAEHVALVMGDVTPEPLLVRVHSECLTGDGFHSLRCDCGPQRDAAMQAIATEGRGVLVYLRQEGRGIGLLNKIRAYHLQDGGADTVEANLQLGFPADARDFGIGAQMLHLLGARQLRVLTNNPRKLHSLGGFGLEVVERVPLHVGHNEHNTAYLNTKAAKLGHIGTDGSGD
- the ribH gene encoding 6,7-dimethyl-8-ribityllumazine synthase; protein product: MNRIEANLLATDLKFAVVSTRWNHLIVDRLVEGAELAFVQHGGKTENLDHFLAPGSYEVPLIARKLAESGKYDAVVCLGAVIKGDTDHYDFVAGGAANGILNTSLHTGVPVAFGVLTTDTVEQALNRAGIKAGNKGAEAVLAMIETVNLLKQIG
- a CDS encoding creatininase family protein, translating into MNWGMVEDLLTREDRCVLPLGCTEQHATLSLATDTLLAERIAREAADGSGVPVFPALPYGITPTFAAYPGTLSLRVSTYLNLLDDLLSGLHAQGFRRILIVNGHGGNTPGQGWLGEWLARHPDARVQWHNWWNAPRTWAAVQRVDPLASHASWMENFPWTRLDGVAAPEERKPMVDVAALRQLPPARVREVLGHGNYGGLHRRPDREMQLI
- a CDS encoding aminotransferase class V-fold PLP-dependent enzyme, giving the protein MSDAPADTTHPEGWTYETTAVHSSIPRGLGQTIGFPIHAAAAFQFDTLEEAQLEFQQNTGLSYARLQNPTVRALEDRITTLEGGAATVAVASGQAATLTAILSVCRAGDHVVSASSLFGGTTGMLSNILPLMGITATLVDNTPDAVRAAMQANTRLVWAEMISNPAGDIADIRAFADIAHEHGALLAIDNTCGGVGFLCRPLEHGADIVSQSLTKWAGGHGSVLGGAVTVGTGHDLTRNPIYTDGGEQSILRVRGDAALAWRQRWFGAHQLGMTLAPHSAFLIAQGLETLALRLERESATALALAAWLDAHPKVGKVSYPGLSSHPHHHLAQTYLRGGQGAVLTFEVPDPSAFLSRVRVLRIAPNLGDVRTLVVHPWTTTHGRVPEPARHAAGVTPTTIRMSVGVEALRDLQADIEQAL